The window TTGATCTACGAAGAAACCCGTGGTGTTCTGAAGGTCTTTTTGGAGAACGTCATCAGAGACGCAGTCACCTATACCGAACACGCGAAAAGGAAGACGGTCACGGCCATGGACGTCGTCTACGCCTTGAAACGCCAGGGACGTACTTTGTACGGTTTCGGCGGCTAAGCAGC is drawn from Tubulanus polymorphus chromosome 10, tnTubPoly1.2, whole genome shotgun sequence and contains these coding sequences:
- the LOC141911907 gene encoding histone H4; translated protein: MSGRGKGGKGLGKGGAKRHRKVLRDNIQGITKPAIRRLARRGGVKRISGLIYEETRGVLKVFLENVIRDAVTYTEHAKRKTVTAMDVVYALKRQGRTLYGFGG